In Myxococcus xanthus, the genomic window GGCCGTGCGGCCAGGCCGCCCATGTGCCGCTCGCGCATCCAAGCGGCGTCATCCCCACCATCCACGACATGCCGCGCTGCGCCAGGGGGCCAGCGGCCAACGAACTCTTCAGGGAGGTGAGTCCATGGATGCCATCGCGTTGCTGAAGGCGGACCACAAGACGGCGGAGCAGTTGTTTCGAAAGTTCGAGAAGGCGGGCCCCAATGCACACAAGTTGAAGCGTCGGCTGGTGGACCAGATGGTCACCGAACTGGCCGTGCACGCCGTCATCGAGGAGCAGGTGTTCTACCCCGCGGTTCGTTCACGCTCGGAGGAGTTGGGGCCGGACGTGCTGCGCTCGTTGGAGGAGCACCACGTGGTGAAGTGGCTGCTGGCGGAGCTGGACGGAATGTCTCCGGAAGCCGAGCGTTTCGACGCGAAGGTGCAGGTGTTGATGGAGAACGTGCGCGCGCACGTCCTGCAG contains:
- a CDS encoding hemerythrin domain-containing protein, with amino-acid sequence MDAIALLKADHKTAEQLFRKFEKAGPNAHKLKRRLVDQMVTELAVHAVIEEQVFYPAVRSRSEELGPDVLRSLEEHHVVKWLLAELDGMSPEAERFDAKVQVLMENVRAHVLQEESDLFPALKKVFRPQELRTMGDVLEMSRKAAPTRPHPMAPDTPPGNLVVGAVSAVMDMGRDALRAARRKATTKVRSVASRGPGQVVREMAGAEASGP